The Geodermatophilaceae bacterium NBWT11 genome has a segment encoding these proteins:
- a CDS encoding DinB family protein has translation MSDLVAEQSRIADRTLTAVEELLRTIDDGDLHVADPGGGWTGATVVSHMTLAGLLWVADIARLQADPELDFFYREEIGHDTIGAIPPTAAEAADKIASLRRTMLSTMPNHTPEILERSVEITTLGRMTVAEWLPIIVGHVVHHRDQLHAVLRSRGKLPERFEVPEGHTGENA, from the coding sequence ATGTCCGACCTGGTAGCAGAGCAGTCCCGGATCGCCGACCGGACGCTCACCGCCGTCGAGGAGCTGTTGCGCACCATCGACGACGGCGACCTGCACGTCGCCGACCCCGGCGGTGGCTGGACCGGCGCGACCGTGGTCAGCCACATGACCCTGGCCGGGTTGTTGTGGGTGGCCGACATCGCCCGCCTGCAGGCCGACCCCGAGCTGGACTTCTTCTACCGCGAGGAGATCGGCCACGACACGATCGGCGCGATCCCGCCGACCGCCGCCGAGGCCGCGGACAAGATCGCCTCGCTGCGCCGCACGATGCTCTCGACGATGCCGAACCACACCCCGGAGATCCTCGAGCGGTCGGTGGAGATCACCACGCTGGGCCGGATGACGGTCGCCGAGTGGCTGCCGATCATCGTCGGGCACGTCGTGCACCACCGCGACCAGCTGCACGCCGTCCTCAGGTCCCGGGGCAAGCTGCCCGAGCGCTTCGAGGTGCCCGAGGGCCACACGGGCGAGAACGCCTGA
- a CDS encoding alcohol dehydrogenase catalytic domain-containing protein, with amino-acid sequence MRAVVLTGVGQVEVQDRPDPTADPLHVVVHVDVASLCGTDAHQYEGRIDSPFPRVPGHDFAGTVVSVGEGVDEGLIGRQFAVKPSLPCGQCAACVDGPSLDCPNKKLIGLWSDGCFAELVAVPRVNLVPIPEGVPIWGAALLEPFAVALNCIDRLQIKLGDSVLVLGQGPIGLAVARFAALSGAGRLTVTDVRDEVFEVSRAFGATDCLDSRTDGLVERVLEMHGGRGADIVVETSGAPAASASVIDLVRKEGKASFIGYANDLPGIPVVPMMLKTATVFGIGGNGGRGQYERSLELIRAGRVDLSPLVTHRFSLEDAPEAFEVASTKRDGAIKVLLEP; translated from the coding sequence ATGCGCGCCGTCGTCCTCACCGGGGTCGGCCAGGTCGAGGTCCAGGACCGCCCGGACCCCACCGCCGACCCGCTGCACGTGGTCGTGCACGTCGACGTCGCCTCGCTCTGCGGCACCGACGCCCACCAGTACGAGGGCCGGATCGACTCGCCCTTCCCGCGGGTGCCCGGGCACGACTTCGCCGGGACCGTGGTCTCGGTGGGCGAGGGGGTGGACGAGGGGCTCATCGGCCGCCAGTTCGCCGTCAAGCCCTCGCTGCCGTGCGGGCAGTGCGCCGCGTGCGTCGACGGCCCCTCGCTGGACTGCCCGAACAAGAAGCTCATCGGGCTGTGGAGCGACGGCTGCTTCGCCGAGCTCGTCGCCGTCCCGCGGGTCAACCTGGTGCCGATCCCCGAGGGCGTGCCGATCTGGGGCGCGGCGCTGCTGGAGCCCTTCGCCGTCGCGCTGAACTGCATCGACCGGCTGCAGATCAAGCTGGGCGACTCCGTGCTGGTGCTCGGCCAGGGCCCGATCGGCCTGGCCGTGGCCCGGTTCGCCGCGCTCTCGGGCGCCGGCCGGCTCACCGTGACCGACGTCCGGGACGAGGTCTTCGAGGTCTCCCGGGCGTTCGGGGCCACCGACTGCCTGGACAGCCGCACCGACGGCCTGGTCGAGCGGGTGCTGGAGATGCACGGCGGGCGCGGCGCCGACATCGTCGTGGAGACCTCGGGTGCGCCCGCGGCCTCGGCGTCGGTCATCGACCTGGTGCGCAAGGAGGGCAAGGCCTCCTTCATCGGCTACGCCAACGACCTCCCGGGCATCCCCGTCGTCCCGATGATGCTCAAGACGGCCACCGTCTTCGGCATCGGCGGCAACGGCGGGCGCGGGCAGTACGAGCGGTCGCTGGAGCTCATCCGGGCCGGCCGGGTCGACCTCTCCCCGCTGGTCACCCACCGCTTCTCCCTCGAGGACGCCCCGGAGGCCTTCGAGGTCGCCAGCACCAAGCGCGACGGCGCGATCAAGGTCCTCCTGGAGCCCTGA
- a CDS encoding LLM class flavin-dependent oxidoreductase translates to MTLPMHQADGLLGHYKPTTDNPVFNDQKLKLGIFSSNCSGGVIMSDAPTDFRVTWDQQLDIARTADQLGLEAMVPVGRWTGFGGNTDFNGVCYETYTWAAGLAQATENIGIFTTTHVPTVHPIVAAKMAATIDHISGGRFGMNLVMGWFTPEMELFGKKQLEHDERYAYGQEWLDFAMRLWNEEGTFDVDGKYFTSKGAKAFPKPIQDPRPALLNAGASPAGQDFSAKNVDINLIALPTEEAPAYVKGIKALANDTYERDIDVWTYCLVICRETEKEAKAAQQAIIDAGDWPGANIIMDVLGIQSQSFGSQIKQFQERFIAGWGGPNLVGTPEQVAEQFHELSESGMGGAIFGFHDYAKELKEFGAEVLPIMQKNGLRHA, encoded by the coding sequence ATGACCCTTCCCATGCACCAGGCCGACGGACTGCTGGGCCACTACAAGCCCACCACCGACAACCCGGTCTTCAACGACCAGAAGCTCAAGCTGGGCATCTTCTCCAGCAACTGCTCCGGCGGCGTGATCATGAGCGACGCCCCCACCGACTTCCGGGTCACCTGGGACCAGCAGCTCGACATCGCCCGCACCGCCGACCAGCTGGGTCTCGAGGCGATGGTGCCGGTCGGCCGGTGGACCGGGTTCGGGGGCAACACCGACTTCAACGGGGTCTGCTACGAGACCTACACGTGGGCCGCGGGGCTGGCCCAGGCGACGGAGAACATCGGCATCTTCACCACCACCCACGTGCCGACCGTGCACCCGATCGTCGCGGCGAAGATGGCCGCCACCATCGACCACATCTCCGGCGGCCGGTTCGGGATGAACCTGGTCATGGGCTGGTTCACCCCCGAGATGGAGCTGTTCGGCAAGAAGCAGCTCGAGCACGACGAGCGCTACGCCTACGGCCAGGAGTGGCTGGACTTCGCGATGAGGCTCTGGAACGAGGAGGGCACCTTCGACGTCGACGGGAAGTACTTCACCTCCAAGGGCGCCAAGGCCTTCCCCAAGCCGATCCAGGACCCCCGCCCGGCCCTGCTCAACGCCGGCGCCTCACCGGCCGGGCAGGACTTCTCGGCCAAGAACGTCGACATCAACCTCATCGCGCTGCCCACCGAGGAGGCCCCGGCCTACGTCAAGGGCATCAAGGCGCTGGCCAACGACACCTACGAGCGCGACATCGACGTCTGGACGTACTGCCTGGTGATCTGCCGGGAGACCGAGAAGGAGGCCAAGGCGGCCCAGCAGGCGATCATCGACGCCGGCGACTGGCCCGGGGCCAACATCATCATGGACGTGCTCGGCATCCAGTCGCAGTCCTTCGGCTCGCAGATCAAGCAGTTCCAGGAGCGCTTCATCGCCGGCTGGGGCGGCCCGAACCTCGTCGGCACCCCCGAGCAGGTGGCCGAGCAGTTCCACGAGCTGTCCGAGTCCGGCATGGGCGGGGCGATCTTCGGCTTCCACGACTACGCGAAGGAGCTGAAGGAGTTCGGCGCCGAGGTGCTGCCGATCATGCAGAAGAACGGCCTCCGGCACGCCTGA
- a CDS encoding pyruvate dehydrogenase translates to MLVGVTATLGNAAGTSTHDTALREIEQRVLWLASSIVDHANRVRPNPDGLKVGGHQASSASIATIMTALWLETLGPEDRVSVKPHASPVLHALEFLLGQLPASALTTLREFGGLQSYPSRLKDPVPADYSTGSVGIGATAPIWGAIARRYVNTQFGTGGAGRQWSLVGDAELDEGAVWEAVVDPMVAELGEVVWVVDLNRQSLDRVVPTMGAVRLQGMFAAAGWQVLTVKYGALLEELYTREGGPELRDRIDEMTNPEYQRMLRRTAAELREHLPGDGAGAAAVAGLIAGVSDEDLVAAVRNLGGHDLQALRTAFAQIDDTRPTVVLAYTLKGYGLATEGHPQNHSALLNEAQLHELADRVGVDPAQPWAAFDPHTEPGRLLADAARRLRKPEHEGAGAPAVPADLGRTPSGTATTQAALGRTLLDLNRAAPEAGARVVTVSPDVSSSTNLGGWVNKVGVWSAEDRRDWFSDDPETILHWRERPSGQHVELGIAEVNLVSLMGELGSTWNRWAQPLLPIGVMYDPFVSRALEPWSFGVYAGGQSILVGTPSGVTLAPEGGAHQSITSPSIGLEQPGVVTYEPGFALDTEWCLLASLGRLGKADGSSAYLRLSTRPVDQALAEVPTDPAARERRRRQVVGGAYALRRVAEPAVTVVTMGAMITEGLAAADRLTALGHPADVVVVTSPGLLFRALQARRGLDDVGTPVVDDAVLGSVFPADRATPMVTVLDGHPHTLAFLAGVHRVPAAHLGVTRFGQSGDLQSVYRHHGIDTDSVVGAALDLL, encoded by the coding sequence ATGCTGGTCGGTGTGACCGCCACCCTCGGCAACGCCGCCGGAACGAGCACCCACGACACCGCGTTGCGGGAGATCGAGCAGCGCGTGCTCTGGCTGGCCTCCTCGATCGTCGACCACGCCAACCGGGTGCGCCCCAACCCCGACGGGCTCAAGGTCGGCGGCCACCAGGCCTCCAGCGCCTCGATCGCGACGATCATGACCGCGCTGTGGCTGGAGACGCTGGGCCCGGAGGACCGGGTGTCGGTCAAGCCGCACGCCTCCCCGGTGCTGCACGCGCTGGAGTTCCTGCTCGGCCAGCTGCCGGCCTCGGCGCTGACCACGCTGCGCGAGTTCGGCGGCCTGCAGTCCTACCCCTCGCGGTTGAAGGACCCGGTGCCCGCGGACTACTCCACCGGCTCGGTCGGCATCGGGGCCACCGCGCCGATCTGGGGCGCGATCGCCCGCCGCTACGTCAACACCCAGTTCGGCACCGGCGGTGCGGGCCGGCAGTGGTCGCTGGTCGGGGACGCCGAGCTCGACGAGGGCGCGGTCTGGGAGGCCGTGGTCGACCCGATGGTGGCCGAGCTGGGCGAGGTCGTCTGGGTGGTCGACCTCAACCGCCAGTCGCTGGACCGGGTGGTGCCCACGATGGGCGCCGTCCGGCTGCAGGGCATGTTCGCCGCCGCCGGCTGGCAGGTGCTCACCGTCAAGTACGGCGCCCTGCTGGAGGAGCTCTACACCCGCGAGGGCGGCCCCGAGCTGCGCGACCGGATCGACGAGATGACCAACCCCGAGTACCAGCGGATGCTGCGCCGCACCGCCGCCGAGCTGCGCGAGCACCTGCCCGGGGACGGCGCCGGGGCCGCCGCGGTGGCCGGGCTGATCGCCGGGGTCTCCGACGAGGACCTGGTCGCCGCCGTGCGCAACCTGGGTGGGCACGACCTGCAGGCCCTGCGGACGGCGTTCGCCCAGATCGACGACACCCGCCCCACCGTGGTGCTGGCCTACACGCTCAAGGGCTACGGGCTGGCCACCGAGGGGCACCCGCAGAACCACTCCGCGCTGCTGAACGAGGCCCAGCTGCACGAGCTGGCCGACCGGGTGGGGGTGGACCCGGCGCAGCCGTGGGCGGCCTTCGACCCGCACACCGAGCCCGGCCGGCTGCTGGCCGATGCCGCGCGGCGCCTGCGCAAGCCCGAGCACGAGGGCGCCGGTGCCCCGGCCGTGCCCGCCGACCTGGGCCGGACGCCGTCCGGCACGGCGACCACCCAGGCCGCGCTGGGCCGCACCCTGCTCGACCTCAACCGGGCCGCGCCCGAGGCCGGCGCCCGGGTGGTCACGGTCAGCCCCGACGTCTCCAGCTCCACCAACCTGGGCGGCTGGGTGAACAAGGTCGGCGTCTGGTCGGCCGAGGACCGCCGCGACTGGTTCTCCGACGACCCCGAGACGATCCTGCACTGGCGCGAGCGGCCCAGCGGCCAGCACGTCGAGCTGGGCATCGCCGAGGTCAACCTGGTGTCGCTGATGGGCGAGCTGGGTTCCACGTGGAACCGGTGGGCGCAGCCGCTGCTGCCGATCGGCGTCATGTACGACCCGTTCGTCTCCCGGGCGCTGGAGCCGTGGAGCTTCGGGGTCTACGCCGGCGGCCAGTCGATCCTGGTGGGGACGCCGTCCGGGGTCACGCTGGCGCCCGAGGGCGGGGCGCACCAGTCGATCACCAGCCCCTCGATCGGGCTGGAGCAGCCGGGCGTGGTCACCTACGAGCCGGGCTTCGCCCTGGACACCGAGTGGTGCCTGCTGGCCTCGCTGGGTCGGCTCGGGAAGGCCGACGGGTCCAGCGCCTACCTGCGGTTGTCCACCCGGCCGGTCGACCAGGCGCTGGCCGAGGTGCCGACCGACCCGGCCGCCCGCGAGCGTCGTCGTCGTCAGGTGGTGGGCGGGGCGTACGCACTGCGCCGCGTCGCCGAGCCCGCCGTCACCGTCGTGACCATGGGCGCGATGATCACCGAGGGCCTGGCCGCGGCCGACCGGCTGACCGCGCTGGGCCACCCGGCCGACGTGGTCGTGGTGACCAGCCCGGGGCTGCTCTTCCGCGCGCTGCAGGCCCGCCGCGGGCTGGACGACGTCGGCACCCCGGTGGTGGACGACGCCGTCCTGGGCTCGGTGTTCCCCGCCGACCGGGCCACCCCGATGGTGACCGTGCTCGACGGCCACCCGCACACGCTGGCGTTCCTGGCCGGCGTGCACCGGGTGCCCGCCGCGCACCTGGGCGTCACCCGCTTCGGCCAGTCCGGCGACCTGCAGAGCGTCTACCGGCACCACGGCATCGACACCGACTCCGTCGTCGGCGCCGCCCTCGACCTGCTGTGA
- a CDS encoding AraC family transcriptional regulator codes for MIVQSSAALPLSRFPVVGTHSLEEARDAVTRVYLAHDLTADHDRVDMTLNAVADHHLTLGYLTYQAAAELTMPPTEDCYHVNLTTAGSTDADRSDGARARTEARRSGAVLNPLQRNTVRWSADAEQLILKIPRSSLESHLGDLVGRSVAEVLDFDFGLDLTHAAGQSLLNSVEFLARELDRPGGLADMPLAREQLEAFVMTQVLHAGRHQFSDVLAAPAEAVRYGRLAPVVAFLEEHADEPLTPQQLARVGCMSVRTLHAAFQQQFGESPMSYLRRVRLDRVRSELVRSDPATVRVTEVAMRWGFFHQSRFAQQYRDRFGELPSATLRH; via the coding sequence GTGATCGTGCAGAGCAGTGCCGCGCTGCCGTTGTCACGCTTCCCCGTCGTCGGGACGCACAGCCTCGAGGAGGCCCGCGACGCGGTCACCCGGGTGTACCTGGCGCACGACCTGACGGCCGACCACGACCGGGTGGACATGACGCTCAACGCCGTCGCCGACCACCACCTGACCCTGGGCTACCTGACCTACCAGGCGGCGGCGGAGCTGACCATGCCGCCGACCGAGGACTGCTACCACGTCAACCTCACGACGGCGGGGTCCACCGACGCCGACCGCTCCGACGGCGCCCGGGCCCGCACCGAGGCCCGCCGCTCCGGCGCCGTGCTCAACCCGCTGCAGCGCAACACCGTGCGCTGGAGCGCCGACGCCGAGCAGCTGATCCTCAAGATCCCGCGCAGCAGCCTGGAGTCCCACCTCGGCGACCTGGTCGGCCGGTCGGTCGCCGAGGTGCTGGACTTCGACTTCGGCCTGGACCTCACCCACGCCGCCGGGCAGTCGCTGCTCAACTCGGTGGAGTTCCTGGCCCGCGAGCTGGACCGCCCCGGTGGGCTGGCCGACATGCCGCTGGCCCGCGAGCAGCTCGAGGCGTTCGTGATGACCCAGGTGCTGCACGCCGGACGGCACCAGTTCTCCGACGTGCTGGCCGCCCCCGCCGAGGCCGTCCGGTACGGCCGGCTCGCCCCCGTCGTCGCCTTCCTGGAGGAGCACGCCGACGAGCCGCTGACCCCGCAGCAGCTGGCCCGGGTGGGCTGCATGAGCGTGCGCACCCTGCACGCGGCGTTCCAGCAGCAGTTCGGGGAGTCCCCGATGAGCTACCTGCGCCGGGTCCGGCTGGACCGGGTGCGCAGCGAGCTGGTGCGCAGCGACCCGGCCACGGTGCGGGTCACCGAGGTCGCGATGCGCTGGGGCTTCTTCCACCAGAGCCGTTTCGCCCAGCAGTACCGGGACCGCTTCGGCGAGCTCCCGTCCGCCACCCTCCGGCACTGA